One Oryza glaberrima chromosome 11, OglaRS2, whole genome shotgun sequence genomic region harbors:
- the LOC127755099 gene encoding 2-alkenal reductase (NADP(+)-dependent)-like, whose product MDGGGVDGYGMKMVRNRKVVLRRYVTAGYPIVDDMEVVSSTVMPRVPLGTMAPAVMVKNIYLSCDPWMRGRMTKHDDATAEIAEDFVLGEAMVNFGVSKVVDSTHPVFAAGDLVWGLCGWEEYSLITQPETLHKINHPDLPLSYYTGVLGVTGLTAYAAFFEVGKPKKGETVFVSAASGAVGQIVGQLAKIAGCYVVGSAGSDEKVTLLKTKFGFHDAFNYKKEGNDLTGALRRCFPDGIDIYFDNVGGATLDAALVNMRRGGRVVVCGMISQYNLQEPEGVHNVIQILSKTIRVEGFAVFNHFGLYPMFEDEMARYLKEGKVTVLQDVVKGIEKASEALIGMFSGRNVGKLLVAVADE is encoded by the exons ATGGATGGAGGAGGCGTCGATGGCTATGGGATGAAGATGGTGAGGAACAGGAAGGTGGTGCTAAGGAGGTACGTGACGGCTGGGTACCCTATAGTAGATGATATGGAGGTGGTATCCTCCACCGTGATGCCACGCGTGCCTCTTGGAACGATGGCACCAGCGGTGATGGTGAAGAACATCTACCTTTCGTGCGACCCGTGGATGCGCGGTCGCATGACTAAGCACGACGATGCTACCGCGGAGATAGCCGAAGACTTCGTGTTAGGAGAG GCCATGGTTAATTTCGGTGTGAGCAAGGTGGTCGACTCGACGCACCCGGTGTTCGCTGCTGGCGACCTCGTGTGGGGACTGTGTGGTTGGGAGGAGTACAGCCTCATCACCCAACCGGAGACACTGCACAAGATCAACCATCCTGATCTACCACTCTCCTACTACACCGGTGTTCTCG GTGTGACTGGTCTAACAGCATATGCCGCATTCTTTGAGGTCGGCAAGCCCAAGAAAGGAGAGACCGTCTTTGTGTCGGCGGCATCTGGTGCTGTCGGCCAGATTGTTGGGCAGCTTGCAAAGATTGCCGGCTGCTATGTGGTTGGAAGCGCTGGCTCCGACGAGAAGGTCACCCTTCTCAAGACCAAGTTTGGCTTTCACGATGCATTCAACTACAAGAAAGAGGGCAACGATCTTACCGGTGCTCTCCGGCGGTGCTTCCCAGATGGAATCGACATCTACTTTGACAATGTCGGCGGTGCGACACTGGATGCGGCGCTGGTCAACATGCGGCGTGGTGGTCGAGTGGTGGTGTGTGGGATGATTTCACAGTACAACCTGCAGGAGCCCGAGGGGGTGCACAACGTGATACAGATCCTATCCAAGACCATCCGGGTGGAGGGATTTGCCGTATTCAACCACTTCGGCTTATACCCGATGTTTGAGGATGAGATGGCTAGGTACCTAAAGGAAGGTAAGGTGACCGTCTTGCAGGATGTTGTCAAGGGCATCGAGAAGGCATCGGAGGCTCTCATTGGCATGTTTTCTGGGAGGAATGtgggcaagttgttggttgctGTTGCAGATGAATGA